The genome window ATGCGAAAGTTCCATGAGTTTAAATCAAGCTCGTAGCGTAATTGTTGACGATCCTGTTATGCCAGAACCGTTGTTAGTCCACAACATCAGGATCATCGAGATACAGGAGGGAGCCTTATGTACGTGGCACACTGATGGCCACGCTTGATGGATagataggtaggtaggcagGTAGGCAAACGATCAACGAGAGACGCATTGACTTACCTGTGCATCCTGCGATGGCAGAGCAGAACTGTCAGAGCCCAAAAACCCGCGGTTCTGGCGCAAAGAATATCTCGAGAGAATAGACATGATTCGCGACGGGGATGAGCAGCAGTCGCAAAAGTTCCAGTTCGGTTCAGTTCAGAGGGGGTGGTCTGAGAAGTCCTTTCGGGCAAATTACAAGACAATTACTGGGATTGCGGACAAGCAAGGTCcaaaaaggaagaggagaggattGCAATTCTCATGGCCGTGCTTCCATTCAGCGGGAGTATAGCAAGAATAGAGAAACAGAATATGCCGTTGTCAAGTCAGAATCAGAGCAGGCCGCGAGCTATGAATGAATGGGTGTGGGATGCCATCGCAAAACTGTGTGGCAGGCAGTTTAAAGAAGGACTGTGTGCTGTGCCAAGCGCGCGCCGCAACGATGAATTGCTTTGAGCTGACGGACCCTTGGCTAAGGCACGCTTGGCTTCACTTGGCAGAGCCCTTCGAAGATTAACTTATTTACCCTTGTAGAAGCGCGACCGGAGCCTGGGTACCGACGTACGCGGATTAGAGATCGTTGGCGCTCCAAGTGTCTCAGTATTGAGCTGAACAAAACGTCTCCGAGGGACCAGCTTCGATAGGTCAGCGGTGCCAAGAAAACAATACAGCACCATGCAAGTTAATTGTCTGGAGAAGGGCGACGATCTTTTGAGCAGCAGAAACACAAATGACTTGCTTCGGCGACTGTTTAGGGGTCCCTTGTCAGCCAGACTTGGTAGCCCGTGTGGGTACAGAATTGTCCGACTTGTGAAGGGCAATAAATGCCTTGAAGGATAACCcaaggggggggggggggggggcaCCTCTGCCCTGAGTCTGGAACCACTGTGGCTTATAGACTTGCATTGAGTTAACCGTTTAAGACAACGGAAGAAGGCATTGGCATCTTGAAAGAGGCACgtggtgttgaagcttgGTCGGCAGGGCGTGGGGGGATTTGATGTCGCGAAGACGTGGTTTACATAATCATCTTTAATTGAAGGTGAAGTAGAAGCGATTCGATACTTACTGTTGCTCATGACAGATGCACTTCAAGGGAGACGGCGCTGTACTCTATACCTTACTTTACTTTACATACTCATGCTGTACCTTGACTAGTGCCTCGCTGAATCAATCTGGATCCAACTACGGAGTATGGAGTGCTGCAACCCAATTCCATGGTTCAGGGAATGCAGTAGATCGACGTTGCGACCCCCAGCGCAGAAGATCTAAGCCCTTATTGCACATATCCATAGTCTTAACCGTCTTGATATGATTTATCTCAACTCAAAGAGGAAGGAAAGATATCCTTATATCATGGGGAGCAGGTCATTCTCGGAACGTGACAGGGCAAATGGTGATTCCAAGGTTATTCAACTCGATGAGCATATCGAAAACTCACATGCCAAacgtttttttttttttttttttttacttacACCACGAAACGACTTTCAGCCCCGACTGCAATTGAAGGATCGCTGAGCGTGCCGAAGCGTGGCTCTTCCACTCTTCACCAGACCAGTATCGAAACATGCATCTCCATTACTGTGCAAAAACTCCAAGCGATGCCATCACGCTGAGAGTAACTAAGATTCATTGGAGGCTCCAACACCAGCTGAGGTGATGGCGGATACTACCTATACAGTAGTAGTGCGCGGCTCTGCCCGGCTAGGCGTTGGTTTTCTGGGTCCGTATTCGTGATGCCGCGGATCTGTCGAGTGATGCCAACGAGACTGATAACTTTCTCAAGTCATAAACATGCGATCAATTCCAGATTCTGGTGACATCCATATCAAACAAGACTGACCGGCCCAGACAATCGGAATTGCTAGCCGAAGCTTGGCCTACATAGCTCCAATGCAATGTCATGGACGTTAGGTTGGCTCATAGCGAGCGAAAAGCAAAAAAAGTCGAAGAGACCCCCGGAACATTACAAGAGCCCCACGACACCCAAGCTTTCTCGGCCGTGTTAGCCCATCAGAATGTCGCATGGACCCCCGTGCGCGGTACTCCCGCTGTTAGTGGACCACCAATGGAAGACAAGCTTCTGCCCATGTGGCGTCGACCCTTGGCTGTCGGTTGCACAACGACATTGGGACGACTTCTGTCGATGCGCTCCTCTTCTGTTGGCAACAACTGGCGGCTTTGCGACAGGCAGCGTGCAGCGTGCCTGTCTGTGTGTGGCTAGCCTTACCTGCCTACAGGTGTCCATCCTCCTCGCCAATTTGGTGCGGGCCCAAACATATGTGCTACGTATGGACAGGCATCTCGTTGAGTCGACCATCCGTGGAAATTCACCGCGTTCGTCTATctacttttttttctccccAGCACGATTTGcgatggatgatgctggccTGCAGCTGGTTTATGGGACGAACAACGAAAAACAGGCACACTTGCTTAGCTCTAAAACTTCTAGGAAATCGCCTTGAACTTTGATTTCTCTCCTGTCCTATCTTGGgctggtctggtctggtctggtctggtctgcTTTGCCCTCTACATACATACTGCTGTTGCAACAGCTTCGGTGCGATATCTGTATGTACGTGAGCTCCAACTTTACCTCATCCAAGGTTGGGATCCTCGGCACCTGGAGCCCATCAAGCACACCATTGTACACGTACGGATACAGTACTGGAACTCCCAAGGTCTAGTTTCCTGCTGTCGTATCGGAGGGGCAGACGAATGCACCAGCGGCTTCCGGAGCTACCCTTGCCAATCTAGTGCTTGAAGTCTATCCCGACTGAGTGTACTCGGTGCCTCCACGTTGTATCGCTGCCCTATTGTTGAGATTCTGCCTTTGCGCCGGCCCAGGCATTGGCGATATCAGGACCTCGACAGCCAAGAGCCTGCCGAGCCGCCATTCCTCTGTCAACACAGGCTTCCACACAACAGACCTGACCGTTGCCCAAGTTCAAGCCAAAGCGTGTCAACGGCTTTAGGGCTGGTCATTGGGATCTTCAAGAAGGCGCCAGCAGAGACCACTCGCACCTCCTGCGCCGTTGTGACCGTGTCATGACATGTCCCCACCGCTCGGTCAGTCAGATCGCCCTCGACTGCTACCAGCGACAGCATGTCGTCCTCGGGCTCATCCTTTACTTCCTCGTCGCTCGGTCGCCCGCCAACATACGGACGAACATACGTCAGTCCGGTTGATTCAACCTGGACTCCCACCTCCGGCATATCAACCATTTCTGCTCCGACCACCGAGGGGTCGGGAACTGGGACCTCGGTACTCGATTTGGGACCCCCAGGTTTCCAAGCAACAATGTGCGGTTCTCCCGGCCCGCGGTTGATATAAATGACGTTTCATCTGGCTGACACTGGGATACATTTAGAATTCTTTTTCAAGATACTCCTGACGAACGAGTCGTTTACTTGGGGCCTTGGGAAGTGGTGGGTTCTGAGCAGCGCCGTGTTCTATGGCAGGGTAGCTATCAGAACGAACTGCTCGAACACTTCTGTATGTAGACCTGGCTGCTGCTTTCCACACCCAATGTCAGCTAACTCAATTCACTCTCAGTGCCCTCCGACACACCCTCCGACATATATCCTCATACCCTCCACTCGCGTCATCGCCCGTACTACGACCCTTCGGACATGGAAAGGTATCTCACGTTTCAGGAACCTCACCGGATTCGATACACAACGGATGAGGGTGTTTGTATACATGACCAGTACGTCACGATCAGATATGAGTTCACGACAGTCGAGAGCTCTATTCAGTTTCAGGGAGATTTGCGCAGAAAGGACCTAGTTGATTTCTATGACGTCGACGTCGTTTGGACAAACGTCCATGGTCGCACAGATGGCTTCGGCAAGGTGAAGGGGATCGGTGCGATTCAGAGACTCAAGCTGTGGAGGGATCGATATACCACTTTCCACTCCCTCAGCGTGTGTGCGAATAAGACGGATGGCCAATACCGAGAGTATGATATTCACTCGTTCGACGGGGAGCTGCGCGGGCGGGACGACCGCGCAAAACAGCTTCGACTCAATGCGTCTGGCAGACGGCATACTTCGGGCGACGACCAACACTCACACCGACGCTTTTCACTGCCGCATCGTATGCGATCTCGAACCAGAACGAATGATTCCTCCGAGCCAAGATCATTGCAGCAGCCGACTCTCGACATACGATATCTGGCCATCCAGTTTACTGAGCGTCAAGGTTAGAACAAAGAGGGCTCCCCTCGCAGGAGCAACGGCTGCCCTGGCCGGATCTCCAAAATCCGTCTCCCGACATGTCAGCTAACAGTCAGACCAGCATACCGACGATTTATCGAGACATGGCTTTATTGCCACAGTTCGGACCGTGAATTCAACGGCATCCCATTTCCACCAAACCATTTCGAATTACCCTCGCCGCAGATTTTGCCGGGACATTCTCCCGATTTACCGGTGTCAGGATGGCCGAGCCACATGCTCGAATCGGTGCCAGAACCCTCGGATGCGGCCGAAGCTACGCCTTGAAAGGTCAAATCCGAGTCAGATGCCATATCAGTATCCTCGACCAGTTGCACCACCGAGACGAGCCACATGCTCGTGCTGCAGTGCGTGCCCAAGTGGGGTGACAGCAGTTACAAGGTTTGACGTTGACACCTCACACCCTTTCACCTGTCAGAAATGAAAGCGCTCATCGAACGCCGCCCAAAAAAGGCGATAATCAGCAGCCGCCCGTAGGGGATTGGCCGGTATGTCAAACAGAGGTTATCAGGCTGTATACCTTATGTCGCTATCCGTGGGCAGACAACGGGGAAATGCTCGGGGCGCCCCCACACCCACTCGGAAGACCCCGCGGTGCCTGGATCGTACCATGGAGCTGTGTCGTCATTGAGATGCACAACCCGTCATGAATGGAAAGTTCATAAACTCAACTCAAGCTTCCCTTCCCCCAGCATCGCTCACTGCCGCCACTGCTCCCCGTTCCTGATACACACTCAACACCAAACCATTGACCCCTTCAACGTCTCTCCATCGGTCATGAAGGTCATTCTCGCCATCAATGCCGGCTCCAGCTCGGTCAAGATCTCGGTTTATACTGCAGATAAGAACGCGGAACCTCGTCAAATCGCAGAAGCCTCAATCGGGGGATTGACTGCCCCGCCAGCAACGCTTGCTTATACGCGTCGCGGTGGGAAGGTGGTCAAGGCGAAAGAGGTTGCCGAAAGCGTCAAGAATCAAGAGGATGCTTTCgaccttctcctcaagacATTCATTGATGACAATGAACTCAAGGAGATATCTTCAAAGGAGGACATTGCCATCGCCAGCCATCGCATTGTCCATGGCGGAGACTATGATCGGTCGCAAGTCATTACCCAAGACGCTTATCACCACCTTGAAGAACTCAGCGACCTGGCACCACTTCACAATGGTGTCGCCTTGAGCATCGTCGATACTTGCATCACCGCGCTACCCAAGACCATCAACGTCGCCTGTTTCGACTCACAGTTCCACACAACTATCCCTCCACACATCTACACCTACCCCATCGACCCAAAGATCGCGAAAAGCAATCGCTTACGCAAGTACGGATTTCACGGAATCAGTTATGCATTCATCACAAGAGCCGTGGCCCAGTATCTTGAAAAAGACGTCGACAGCTTAAACATGATCGCTCTGCACCTTGGTAGCGGTGCCAGCGCCTGCGCCATCAAGGGCGGCAAGAGTTGGGATACGAGTATGGGGCTGACACCTTTGGCGGGCCTGCCTGGAGCGACTCGAAGCGGCAGTGTTGATCCTAGGTAAGGCGCTCAATCCCTCAAAAACACCCTTAGCCCGGAGTCCAGAACCCTGAACCATGCCCCACCGGATGCAGCGGAATGCTACTCTCATCAGATCATACATGAGATCCGGAACCGAGGGGTGGGATCAGGGTCTTCCTTTCTAAATTTAAGGTTCTTGCATGCTGACCCTTGCCAACCTTTACAGTCTTGTCTTTCACTATGCCTCCGATGTGGGGAAACTCTCCCCTGCATCCACCAAACATCTTCACATTTCAAGGGCTGAAGAGATCCTCAATAAGGAGAGCGGCTGGAAGTCCATGACGGGCACGACCAACTTTGGCGTCGTTGCCGAGTCAGACGAGCCCACCCACCGCCTGGCCTTTGAAATCTTTGTCGATCGCATTGCCGGCTTTGTCGGCTCTTACTTCGTAACCCTCGAGGGTCGTGTCGATGCTTTGGTTTTCGCTGGCGGCATTGGAGAGCACAGCGCTAAGCTTCGATCTGCCGTTGTCGAGAGGGTTGCCTGCTTAGGCTTTGCCCTCGATGATGCTAGTAATCAGGAACCTATCAAGGATGTGGTCCAGGAACTCGGCAAACGCGATGCCAGGCAGCGGGTGCTAGTCTGTCAGACAGATGAGCAGCTGGAGATGGCCAGATTATGTGCAGAAAAGGAGGATATATGGGAGTAAGGAACCGCACATGGTACGAGAATTATGAAGTATGATGACAGTTAGTTGAGTAATGATACCGGATGATTTGATGATCAAAGCATATATACATATAAAAATTAGACTTTTATTTCTCATATGTAACGTGGTTGGCATGTGCGTTTTGGAAATGTCTCAGGCTTGTCAGAACATTCCATGCGACGAAACTCAGAAGCGCGTAAAATGAATGGAGTTACCTGCCGATCATCAGGTCATTGGTTACCAAGAGCATACAATAAACAAGTGTTACAACGTGGATATACGTTTGTCCTTGGCAAAGCAGAGTCTCATGAGTATTAATCTAGATTAGCTTGGCTAGGTAGGTGGGCGATGACAAGCTCACAAGGTATTGCAATAATGAGTCagagttgatgttgaatgGAAACAGCAAGTCATCGTTAATTATGCTGGTGATGAAAAAAAGATTTTGTGGCATACACCAGTGTAAACAAAGGTATTCTATCCCTTCACATTGATTGACATTAAGTGATGCTTGGCGAGAAGATGAGTGAAAATTCAAAATGGTATCAATTGTGTACAGTTCATGTGTTGAATCCAAAGTAGGGGCCCCAGTGATAGCACCTATCCAACTCCTGGGGACTACACATGAACCTGCCTCACTGCCGTCTAAATACAGCCGTAAGGGGCAGCGACTAAGTGTGTACTAATGCCGCtgtctcgtcttcttccgGCACCCTTGCCCCTAGAGATGCCCGATACAGCCCTCGAATGGGCCTATCCCAAAAGATCTTATAGTTGAACAAAAATTGGAAACATGAAATCGTGAAACCCCGCCAACGCCATGCGTTTTTTGCCCTCGAGTTTGAAACTCCAAGAGAGCGCGTCCTGTCGTCATTTATCTAAACCGTGTGCCTTGTATGGGGAGAACCATCCGTGTAGCCACTCGTATACTTGCGACACCGTCCAATCCCAGACACCTTTTGAATAAATGATAAATagaaaaaggaagaataAAACAATCCCATCCAAGTGGAAAGAAAACGCCTTTGAATCGGGGTTGCTCCTCGTGTGTTCATACAACGCCGTATAGAAACAATCCATTGAACAGAATAAAAGTGCACCAATGTCTGTGTGGGTCGGGGCAGTCATGAGAGGAATGGTTTGTGCCCCCAAGGATCAAATCGACAGGTGGAGTAAGTTGTGTGAAGATAGAGATAGGACTTGTCAGTGGATTAAGATTATCAATAGAGTAATGCCTGAGAAAAAATCTTTTTTTGAAGGAGAAATGCCAGGGGTGAGGGATCCAGCATTATTCACTTCAGACACCGGAGCCCTCCTGGCATGCTACGGCCATAGCGAGGGCATCCAGACCGCTAGGTGTCCTGCCAGCAACAGGGCGGTTGAGAATGGGCAAGTTGCGGCCGCCCAACTCCCAAGATCCACTGTTAACACTGGGTGAGGCCAGCGGGGGCGTGGGAAGGGGATAGGGATCAGCGTCGCGTCGGCTTCTGGACGAGGATGTGCGGCTCGCGGAAGGGCGCCCGGATGTAGAGTTACGACGAGCGTCAGCTAGGGATGTTCTGTGGCTGCGCTGGCTAGTAGAAGAGCGACTCTTATCCTTGAAGTGGGTTTCGAGATGTTGCTTCATGTTGTCGGCGCGAGTGAACTTCTTCTGGCATCCCGCAAAAGTACATTGAACAGCCTTCTCTGCAGTGTGAATCTTTGAATGGCGCGAGGCATGACCTGAGGTGGTGAAGGTCTTTTCGCAGCCATGAGTGTCGCGGTACCTGCAGGGATACCTCTTTCCGGGGCGCTCGGGCATAGGCGAGGATCGGGGCTGGCTGACCATCTCAGCGTCGTAGGAAGCTGAACGGGTGCTATCGGCGTATTGGGCATGCTTCGCCTCCATGTTGTAGTCTTGAGGAATTGTGTACATGACCTGTTGTCGAGGATAGTAGTCGACATTGGGAGTcagaggagaaagaggatCGTTGCTCATTTGAGAGTCATAAGAGTCGGAACGAAGAAGTTCGGGAGTatttggcgaagaagaactgCTGCCCGGGGTGGGGTATGATTGAGTGAAGGCATAGCTGGAGTGAGAGTGGAAGCTGAGCGGTGGTTGTTGCgttggctgctgctgttgttgttgttgggaAGCAGTTTCGTCGTTAAGGAGTGAAACCCGTCGACCAGCGGCGTTAATTGCGTGCATTGTCATTGCGGCAGTAATTGTGAGCTGCTCTTGATAATGTTGGCAGTTGCAGTAAAATCAGTAGAACACAGCTACTGATCAGATCAGACTGAGTGACTCAATGCGCCTGGGTATGGGTTGCAGCTCCGAGGGAAGCGAGGCGGAACAAAATAGCGGGATGGCTAGTCGCGGAGCCTGTCTGGACTCGAGGGGACCGAACGAAGGGATTGATAGCTCAAAATCGCCTCCGCTTTTTAGAACACGAGACTGGTGGGTTTCTCGTGGTCTGTTGCGTGCGTGTTCCTGAAAAAAGACAGGGGTCCGGTAGTGGTAGCGAAGGGAGCAAGGAGCTGATTATGGCGGTGTCAATTCTGCAGTCTTGGTAGTAAGGAAGCAGAGTAGTTGGACGTTTGGTATCAAGTTCATGTATTGCAcagaagaaaggaaagatCTGGCACAAGTGCGgtgattgttgttgtttaGATAATGGAGGTTGCCGAGGAATCCAGTAGACAAGCCAGAGCCGGAGCCAAGGAGCAACGATAAAACAGACGGAAAGGGTAACTGGATACACAACACAAGAACGGATATAACAAGCAAGTATCCGTTGATGATCAGCCCAAGGTGAAAGCAACTCTGTGAGATGAGAGAGTATCGTAGTAAGTAAATAAAGGTATGAAGAGTGAAGAACACCAAACAAAGCGAGGCTGGAAACGATGGATGGCTGGAGCTTAAGTTTATAAGTAACCCGTTGGATTTGCAAGGAGGAAAACAAGGGGAGTGAGAGTACGTACATGACGAAGCGAAACAGAGCACACGcctcttggtttgggggggggggggggggggggagtATCACGGGCAGTAAGAgcaaagaagggaaaagaaggGATAGAATTGGGGTGGGAATCAAGCATGGGATTTTTTGCGCAACCCCATCGATCGATGAGATCGAGAAAAATGTCGAGTCTGAATTGAGAGTTACGATGAATGGACGTAACTTGGGTAGGTTGGCCTGGATGAGCCACACCCTAGAGCATGGGGTCCACCAGCATCAGGCAGTGGTGTGCCTTTAACTCCtttttctcctcttctctccccTTCTGTTCAGAGTGTCAAGCGTGTTCAACttggatggagaagaggggGGGTGTGGGGAGCATTGTGGCACTGGCCTCCAAAAACGAACCTGGGTTGGCATAGGAAACTCTCCAAACAGGCACCTGCCCTGAGAGTCATCAGCAAGCTCCCGCTCCCCCTCACCATATGTCCCAAGGTAGACCAGCCAGGGCTCGGCGGCCAGGCTGGTGCAACCGCTGAGACGGTTTTGGCCGGAACTCACTGGAGAACAGTGGAGGTGGTGGTAGTGGTGGAAGTGGTAGCCTCCACTAGCCACCTCGGAGTGATGAAAAAATAAATGCACCTCATGGACCGGATTAAGAATATGGTGGGTTATGCCTTGATGTTCCCCAGCTACGCAGCCGACTTGGCATTTCTGAGCATGTGCCTAATGTATCCAGGACAGAAGGAACTGCATCAGGCATCTACAGATTCCTTTCTCTgttcgcttcttctttgtcaaagaagaaactccATTATGGTGGTTTCTTCTATTTGCTGCGGCGCGATTTCGCGCTCTTGTTTTTGTCTCTTCCTTGGTAAGTGGGACACAGGCTGGTGTGGGGTGGCTTGCCAGGGACGAAGGGGCCTTTAATGGCCTCCAGCTGCAACCACCGAGCTCTTGCCAGGGTTGGTGAAGGATAACCGCCAAGGAACAGCAGGGTGTGAGGCGGCCAAGGGCTTGCTTTTGACCTTCTTTTAGCGCAAGCCATCTCTAGAGCCCTTTTGCTGGGAACACTATCCCCCAAATGGCTCTCGCTCAGAGAAGCAACTGTAGGCCTTCACCTCATCTCCAGCTTCCATGTAATGTCGATCATTCGCGACCATCTTCCTCAGACTAATTACAACAAACGCATGGATGCCGAATCTTGTTGAACTTCAccttgctttgctttctGCTCAGTTTTGCTGCAGGCAGCGACTTCCTTGCAGGGCTTTCCACCCTCTTATCCCATTGCTACCACATAACACGCCCTGCCTTAATTGACACTGGGCTCACCGGCGCCCACTCGGTCGGATGCTGCGTCAGGAAACATTTCCTAATCACAACGCACAATCCAATACCTCTAAACTCAAAGATCCGTATCAGGGCCGTTtgttttttttattttgcACTCGGTCGAGAAACCTTCACTCGGCCGCATTGAGCTGGCCGCGGCGCGACACGCTCATGTTAC of Fusarium oxysporum Fo47 chromosome I, complete sequence contains these proteins:
- a CDS encoding Acetokinase family-domain-containing protein, whose product is MSSSGSSFTSSSLGRPPTYGRTYVSPVDSTWTPTSGISTISAPTTEGSGTGTSVLDLGPPGFQATIILFQDTPDERVVYLGPWEVVGSEQRRVLWQGSYQNELLEHFLPSDTPSDIYPHTLHSRHRPYYDPSDMERYLTFQEPHRIRYTTDEGVCIHDQYVTIRYEFTTVESSIQFQGDLRRKDLVDFYDVDVVWTNVHGRTDGFGKVKGIGAIQRLKLWRDRYTTFHSLSVCANKTDGQYREYDIHSFDGELRGRDDRAKQLRLNASGRRHTSGDDQHSHRRFSLPHRMRSRTRTNDSSEPRSLQQPTLDIRYLAIQFTERQDFAGTFSRFTGVRMAEPHARIGARTLGCGRSYALKGQIRVRCHISILDQLHHRDEPHARAATTGKCSGRPHTHSEDPAVPGSYHGAVSSLRCTTRHEWKVHKLNSSFPSPSIAHCRHCSPFLIHTQHQTIDPFNVSPSVMKVILAINAGSSSVKISVYTADKNAEPRQIAEASIGGLTAPPATLAYTRRGGKVVKAKEVAESVKNQEDAFDLLLKTFIDDNELKEISSKEDIAIASHRIVHGGDYDRSQVITQDAYHHLEELSDLAPLHNGVALSIVDTCITALPKTINVACFDSQFHTTIPPHIYTYPIDPKIAKSNRLRKYGFHGISYAFITRAVAQYLEKDVDSLNMIALHLGSGASACAIKGGKSWDTSMGLTPLAGLPGATRSGSVDPSLVFHYASDVGKLSPASTKHLHISRAEEILNKESGWKSMTGTTNFGVVAESDEPTHRLAFEIFVDRIAGFVGSYFVTLEGRVDALVFAGGIGEHSAKLRSAVVERVACLGFALDDASNQEPIKDVVQELGKRDARQRVLVCQTDEQLEMARLCAEKEDIWE